The Cellulophaga sp. RHA19 genome includes the window GAGCAAAGTTAATATGAACCCCCAAACGTTTAGAGTGCTTACCAATTTGCTTAGCAACTTTTTCTACAACAGCATTATTTCTAATAGCTCCTAAAGTCATATTCCACGGAAAAGCATAAGTAGAATCTAAACGCATTGCCAATCCCCATTCTGCATCCATACCTACTAAGAGTGGTAATTTTGCTGCTTTTTGGTAGCTGTTTGTTAATTTTGCTTGACGCACAGGTCCGCCTTTAGAAAAAATAACACCACCAATATGCTCTTTAGCAACTAACTCTTTTATTTTATCTGTACTTGTTTTATTTTGATTAGATGCTACACTTACCATAAACAACTGCCCTACTTTTTCATCTAAAGTCATTGCATTGTACTGCGCATCTACCCATTTTTTTTGCAAAAGAGAATCCTTTGTGATTAAAGGGTCTACTGTTACAACTAACGAGTCTAATTCTTGACCATTAATAACTAATAAACTAAAAAAAAATAAAGAAATTGATACAAATAACCGCATAAACTGATATAAAACAGGTTTATTTTTAAGTAAATCTGTAGGTTAAGAACTCTGTATATAAACAAAGAAGTATAAAAAGGATTGGGGAAACTTTTTATACTACCATAAATCTACTGTGCCAGCTCTCTTCTGCAGGAACTTCCCAGTGATTTAAATACTCATGCTTATTAGCAACAAGATTATTAAATACAATAGTATTTTTAGAAACCGATTTATTTTTGGCCATCTTTTTAAAATCTACCAATGTCTTGTAGGCTACAAACTCTCCTTGCTTGTAAGATACATTCATCTTATCTAACAAATCTATATTATATTTCTGCTCTAAACCTTGTATAAAACGCACTGAAGCATCTATAGAACAACCTGTTGCAGATGCATTAGTTTGGTCTAAAGCTAAAATGATAAAACGTTTGTATTTTATCTCGTAACCAGCGGTAAGGTTACTTCCGTGAGCTGTCCAATCTACTATAAAAGCATCTAAACCTTCTTTTATCTCTGCTAACTCTTCTGGAGTTAAAGACCTATTGGCCTGGTATATCCAAATACGAGATGTATCTGGTAAATCTTTAAAATCTACTAGCATAATTAATTTTATTAAAAGTAAATAGACGTTAATTACTTAAAAAACTTCCAATCTACCTAAAAGATTATTTTACAAATCTTCTGCATTAGCAATAAGTTCTGCTATATCCAAAACTTCTACTTCTCCTTCTTTTTCTTTACTCTTAACACCGTCTGTCATCATTGTATTACAAAAAGGACAACCTGCAGCAATAATCTCTGGTTTTGTACCTAAAGCTTGTTCTGTACGCTCTACATTAACATCTTTGTTACCATTTTCTGGTTCCTTAAACATTTGCGCACCACCAGCTCCACAACACAATCCTTTTTTCTTGCAGTTTTTCATTTCTACAAGTTCTGCATCTAACTTACGTATTAAGTCTCTTGGTGCTTCATAAACACCATTTGCTCTACCTAAATAACAAGGATCATGAAAAGTAATACGTTTTCCTTTATATTGTCCGCCTTCCATAGTAATTCTACCTTCAGACAATAAATCTTTTAAAAACTGAGTATGGTGTACAACCTCGTAATTACCGCCTAATCCTGGGTATTCATTTTTTATTGTATTAAAACAATGAGGACAAGCAGTTACTACTTTTTTAACTTCATATGCGTTCATCACCTCTATATTGGTAACAGCTTGCATTTGAAATAAAAACTCGTTCCCTGCTCTTTTTGCAGGATCTCCAGTACAACTTTCTTCTGTTCCTAAAACAGCAAAACTTACGTTTGCTTTATTTAATATTTTAACAAATGCTTTGGTAATTTTTTTTGCTCTGTCATCAAAACTTCCTGCACATCCAACCCAAAATAAAACTTCTGGTTGTTTACCCTCGGCAAATAACTCTGCCATTGTTGGCACTTTTAACTCGTTACTCATAAATATTTTGGATTTCTATTTAAGATTCGTTTTTCCAGTTTAACCTGTCCATTTGATTAAATGGCCAAGGCGCTCCGTTGTTTTCTATATTCCCCATCATATTATTTAAATCTGATGGAGCTGCAGATTGCTCCATTACCAAGTAACGACGCATATCCATAATTATAGATAAAGGATCTATGCTTACAGGACAAGCTTCTGTACAAGCGTTACAAGATGTACACGCCCATAATTCTTCTTCTGTAATATAATCTCCTAATAATTGTTTGCCATCTGCTACAAACTCGCCTTTATTTTTGTCAATATTATTTCCTACTTCTTGCAACCTATCTCTGGTATCCATCATTATCTTTCTTGGCGATAATAATTTACCTGTTTGGTTAGCAGGGCACTCACTAGTACACCTACCACATTCTGTACACGTATATGAATTTAGTAGTTGCACCCAATTTAAATCTGTAACATCTGATGCTCCAAACTTGTCTGGCTCACCAGTTTCTTCTGCTCCTTCTGCTGGTGCTGCAAAAGGATCTGCATCTGGGTCCATCATCATTTTAACCTCTGCAGTAACAGCTGCTAAATTATCTAATTGCCCTTTTGGTTTTACTTTTCCGTAATATGTATTAGGAAATGCTAATAATATGTGTAAGTGCTTAGAATAGTATAAGTAATTTAAGAAAAGTAAAATACCTGTGATGTGTAACCACCAAGCAGAACGTTCTACTATAATTAAACTCGCCTCTGACATACCACTAAATATTGGTGCTATAAACTGACTAATAGGGAAAGAACCTGCTTTTACATAATGTATAGCATCTATTGTTTGTAATTGATAATCTGCCGCATTCATTGTTAAAAAAAGAGTCATTAATACAAGCTCTATATATAGAATCATATTACCATCTTTTTTAGGCCATCCTTTCATTTCTGGATTTAAAAAACGCTTAATTTTAATAACATTTCTTCTTATCCAAAATATAACTACAGATACAATAACTAAAAAGGCAAGAATCTCAAAAGAACCTATTAAAACATCATACACTACTCCTAATGAAGCAAAAATACGGTGTGTACCAAAAAGTCCGTCTATAATAATTTCTAAAACCTCAATATTTATAATAATAAAACCAACATAAACAACTATATGCAATATACCAGCTACAGGGCGTACTACCATTTTTGTTTGGCCTAGCGCAATACGCGCCATATTTTTCCATCGTTGTGGTTTGTTATCACTTACATCTACATCTCTACCTAACTTAATGTTACGAGATAATGCTTTTACGTTTTTAGCAAAAAATCCTATACCAGCAACTAAGACTAGTAAGAAAATAATGTTGGGAAGGTACTCCATATATAATAGTTAGTTATTTAGTTTTTAATGTATCTGCAGGGTCATTTTCTGGTAAGGTATATTCTTTTTGTTTTTTACCAAAAACAGAAACGTTTACATACCTTTTTGGGTTTAACCTAAAGTCTTGCAAAAGTAAGTCTAGCTCTTTAGATGCACCTGCCAAGTTATTGTAAAGTTCTTCATTGTTCATTAATTTTCCTAATGAACCTTCACCTTTATCTATCTTAGTTAATAAATTATCTAAATTGGTTACTGTTTTTTGCAAACCAGCAATGCTCTTATCTAACTCTGCTTCAGACAAGGATGTAGATATTTTTGCAAAATCATCTGTAATTTTTTTAATATTAGCCATAGACCCCTCAATCTCATCTTTATTAGTAGCCATTATGCTATTTAATGAGTTTGTAGTTACTTTAAAGCTTTTTATTAAATCGTTTAAACCTGCAATACTACTTTGTAAATCTTTTTTAGTTTTTGCATCTAAAACATCATTTACATTTATCAAAAGTGAATCTGCATTAGATATTGCTCCTTCTACTTTTGTTTGTAATGGTGCTAAATTTTGC containing:
- a CDS encoding (Fe-S)-binding protein: MSNELKVPTMAELFAEGKQPEVLFWVGCAGSFDDRAKKITKAFVKILNKANVSFAVLGTEESCTGDPAKRAGNEFLFQMQAVTNIEVMNAYEVKKVVTACPHCFNTIKNEYPGLGGNYEVVHHTQFLKDLLSEGRITMEGGQYKGKRITFHDPCYLGRANGVYEAPRDLIRKLDAELVEMKNCKKKGLCCGAGGAQMFKEPENGNKDVNVERTEQALGTKPEIIAAGCPFCNTMMTDGVKSKEKEGEVEVLDIAELIANAEDL
- a CDS encoding (Fe-S)-binding protein, with the translated sequence MEYLPNIIFLLVLVAGIGFFAKNVKALSRNIKLGRDVDVSDNKPQRWKNMARIALGQTKMVVRPVAGILHIVVYVGFIIINIEVLEIIIDGLFGTHRIFASLGVVYDVLIGSFEILAFLVIVSVVIFWIRRNVIKIKRFLNPEMKGWPKKDGNMILYIELVLMTLFLTMNAADYQLQTIDAIHYVKAGSFPISQFIAPIFSGMSEASLIIVERSAWWLHITGILLFLNYLYYSKHLHILLAFPNTYYGKVKPKGQLDNLAAVTAEVKMMMDPDADPFAAPAEGAEETGEPDKFGASDVTDLNWVQLLNSYTCTECGRCTSECPANQTGKLLSPRKIMMDTRDRLQEVGNNIDKNKGEFVADGKQLLGDYITEEELWACTSCNACTEACPVSIDPLSIIMDMRRYLVMEQSAAPSDLNNMMGNIENNGAPWPFNQMDRLNWKNES
- a CDS encoding MlaD family protein, which codes for MKLSRELKTGIIVIGGILLFILGFSYLKATPLFDNSKTFYAVYDDVGGLQPGTQVSINGFSVGKVNDIRFKDKSGKLLVTFTVDNDFQFSKNSIAELYDTGIIGGKGIQIIPVFDDAKLAQSGDTLVTKTKPGLTDLVQQNLAPLQTKVEGAISNADSLLINVNDVLDAKTKKDLQSSIAGLNDLIKSFKVTTNSLNSIMATNKDEIEGSMANIKKITDDFAKISTSLSEAELDKSIAGLQKTVTNLDNLLTKIDKGEGSLGKLMNNEELYNNLAGASKELDLLLQDFRLNPKRYVNVSVFGKKQKEYTLPENDPADTLKTK
- a CDS encoding ABC transporter ATPase; the encoded protein is MLVDFKDLPDTSRIWIYQANRSLTPEELAEIKEGLDAFIVDWTAHGSNLTAGYEIKYKRFIILALDQTNASATGCSIDASVRFIQGLEQKYNIDLLDKMNVSYKQGEFVAYKTLVDFKKMAKNKSVSKNTIVFNNLVANKHEYLNHWEVPAEESWHSRFMVV